A single window of Pseudarthrobacter defluvii DNA harbors:
- a CDS encoding pyridoxamine 5'-phosphate oxidase family protein: protein MIPLQGLKLKFCTPTSAGGYLRSSYIGRLAVINGDIPEIFPVNFSVAGETLVFRTAPGTKLRALLSGAVAAFEVDGLNPYATEVWSVVAKGRPEPFDETRMSLPDDDADREPWQPGIKDHLVALAPTDLTGRRFAVRSRTRWWPPVDFSADWL, encoded by the coding sequence CTGATTCCCCTGCAGGGTCTCAAACTGAAATTCTGCACGCCGACGAGTGCTGGCGGGTACCTTCGGTCCTCCTACATCGGCCGGCTGGCGGTCATCAACGGCGACATTCCGGAGATCTTTCCCGTGAATTTTTCTGTTGCGGGGGAAACCTTGGTGTTCCGGACCGCTCCGGGCACCAAGCTTCGCGCGCTGCTGAGCGGTGCAGTTGCCGCCTTCGAGGTGGACGGGCTCAATCCCTATGCCACGGAAGTCTGGAGCGTGGTGGCGAAGGGCAGGCCGGAACCCTTTGACGAAACCCGGATGTCCCTGCCGGACGACGACGCCGACCGGGAGCCATGGCAGCCCGGCATCAAGGACCACCTGGTGGCCCTGGCACCCACGGACCTCACCGGGCGCAGGTTCGCCGTCAGGTCACGCACGCGGTGGTGGCCGCCGGTGGATTTTTCCGCTGACTGGCTTTAG